From Plodia interpunctella isolate USDA-ARS_2022_Savannah chromosome 18, ilPloInte3.2, whole genome shotgun sequence, a single genomic window includes:
- the LOC128677518 gene encoding bromodomain-containing protein DDB_G0270170-like isoform X1, which produces MRYLVKITVLVCVVASSFSRPSSLDEPADSDQEDAEYEADEEAAVDDTMREDDGSRLEKQDAIYAEEEEEAEAVEKPVNTEEKRNAPAPSDSSSVKEKCNSDSPDYKMHNDRESEEMKSNDYQPQPLQQRPSRYVEAKDPNEHAEMTQRLGNTDKREKFARRAVYKWRSAKTTTDYDKGDELVDNAIAKERTNKLKNHQSNNDAPVEQNHEEFFKNYYKTLHATNEKEKLEDKNYESYPSNAYRNRRQANDAEVSANSKVNDQSSVNENEETAIKRHIKKLTDEELESLLNSLPTEKRALLNKIIESEKGHFDAVSKRDITKKAGAVEENNDIDNGVFDSNKVHGSSVEIKNDVGSAIDTTDIPKPSEYQTEISGVSGSKKTSSQEISPDKDNSGNVEDKSSVSLNEVSNNGESKAQVESDIQVTKLNTKRETNVNDLENQCSSLGDTKLVNKDLNTGDINENGNYDTGYNNYQNEDLSQLAGNEALLENNVLDHVNKREALIENTDSFKSLEESFPNSNSYKESGEYSEIDMVPLVRVKRRNEDALLKKRNALLVPDAKTAHIPYRAENDDDDSEEGNEFEDDGFYDRTSNYGNGNVRLSGNVMSSKDIQTKRQNMGQADISPDANIESDTMNIGSDSDSVLSGVEGVDDNLMYNSGARNKRTVENKPTDLVSKDSGLSSLIELESKAQSDNLNAVNYRENDAFGPLPQNYEGGLSRMKRIRRVKSPCNSDSSPDAQG; this is translated from the exons ATGCGCTATTTGGTGAAGATAACTGTGCTAGTGTGCGTGGTGGCTTCCTCCTTCAGCAGACCTTCGTCACTCGACGAACCTGCCGATAG TGACCAGGAAGATGCGGAATACGAGGCAGACGAGGAGGCTGCCGTTGACGACACCATGCGTGAGGACGATGGCTCTCGATTGGAAAAACAG gaTGCAATTTATGCTGAAGAAGAGGAAGAGGCAGAGGCAGTGGAGAAACCGGTGAACACcgaagaaaaaagaaacgcCCCGGCTCCTTCCGACAGCTCGTCAGTTAAAGAAAAGTGTAATAGTGAT TCACCAGATTACAAAATGCACAACGATCGAGAATCTGAGGAGATGAAATCAAACGACTACCAGCCACAACCTCTGCAACAACGTCCTAGTAGATACGTCGAAGCCAAAGATCCAAACGAACACGCTGAAATGACACAACGCTTAGGAAACACAGATAAGCGCGAAAAATTTGCTCGCCGGGCTGTGTATAAATGGCGCAGTGCGAAAACTACAACAGACTATGATAAAGGCGATGAATTAGTCGATAATGCAATAGCCAAAGAACGaacaaataagttaaaaaatcatCAGTCCAACAATGATGCACCTGTTGAACAGAACCACGAagagtttttcaaaaattattacaagacTTTACATGCAACCAACGAAAAGGAAAAATTAGAGGacaaaaattatgaaagtTATCCGTCAAATGCATATCGAAATAGACGTCAAGCTAATGATGCAGAGGTCTCGGCTAATTCAAAAGTCAATGACCAAAGTTCAGTTAATGAAAACGAAGAGACCGCTATTAAAagacatataaaaaagttgacCGATGAAGAATTAGAAAGCCTTCTAAATTCACTACCTACTGAAAAACGagctttattaaataaaattatagaaagtGAAAAGGGTCACTTCGATGCCGTAAGCAAACGTGATATAACTAAAAAAGCTGGTGCCgtagaagaaaataatgatatcGATAATGGTGTTTTTGATTCAAATAAGGTTCATGGGTCAtctgttgaaataaaaaatgatgttGGGTCTGCTATAGACACAACGGATATCCCAAAACCGTCCGAATATCAAACTGAAATATCAGGAGTGTCTGGTTCTAAAAAAACAAGTAGCCAGGAAATTTCACCTGACAAAGATAACAGCGGCAATGTAGAGGATAAATCTAGTGTGAGTTTAAATGAAGTTTCTAACAATGGCGAAAGCAAAGCTCAAGTGGAATCCGATATCCAAGTAACTAAACTAAATACTAAAAGGGAAACTAATGTAAACGATTTAGAAAACCAATGCTCAAGTCTCGGTGATACGAAATTAGTAAACAAAGACTTAAATACCGGTGATATAAACGAAAATGGAAATTATGATACTGGATACAATAACTATCAAAATGAAGATTTGTCACAACTAGCTGGTAACGAAGCGTTACTAGAAAATAACGTTTTAGATCACGTAAATAAACGTGAAGCGTTGATCGAAAACACGGACTCGTTCAAATCACTCGAAGAGTCTTTCCCAAATTCAAACTCTTATAAAGAATCTGGTGAATATTCAGAGATAGATATGGTACCTCTAGTAAGAGTAAAGAGAAGAAATGAAGACGCCTTGTTAAAAAAACGAAATGCTCTATTAGTACCGGATGCCAAAACAGCCCACATTCCTTACAGAGCAGAAAATGACGATGATGATAGTGAGGAAGGAAATGAATTTGAAGACGACGGATTTTATGATCGTACTTCAAATTACGGCAATGGTAACGTCCGCCTATCAGGCAACGTCATGTCGTCCAAAGATATACAGACAAAAAGGCAGAATATGGGACAGGCCGATATCTCTCCGGATGCAAATATAGAGAGTGATACTATGAATATCGGATCTGATTCAGACAGCGTTCTATCAGGTGTCGAAGGTGTCGATGACAATTTGATGTATAATAGTGGAGCTCGAAACAAGCGCACCGTTGAGAATAAACCCACTGATTTGGTTAGTAAAGATTCTGGGCTTTCGTCGTTAATAGAGCTTGAATCAAAAGCACAATCGGACAATCTGAACGCTGTAAACTATCGAGAAAACGATGCGTTTGGACCTCTTCCCCAAAATTACGAAGGAGGACTAAGTCGAATGAAAAGGATAAGACGGGTAAAGTCACCATGCAACTCTGATTCTTCTCCTGATGCACAAGgataa
- the LOC128677518 gene encoding bromodomain-containing protein DDB_G0270170-like isoform X3 codes for MHNDRESEEMKSNDYQPQPLQQRPSRYVEAKDPNEHAEMTQRLGNTDKREKFARRAVYKWRSAKTTTDYDKGDELVDNAIAKERTNKLKNHQSNNDAPVEQNHEEFFKNYYKTLHATNEKEKLEDKNYESYPSNAYRNRRQANDAEVSANSKVNDQSSVNENEETAIKRHIKKLTDEELESLLNSLPTEKRALLNKIIESEKGHFDAVSKRDITKKAGAVEENNDIDNGVFDSNKVHGSSVEIKNDVGSAIDTTDIPKPSEYQTEISGVSGSKKTSSQEISPDKDNSGNVEDKSSVSLNEVSNNGESKAQVESDIQVTKLNTKRETNVNDLENQCSSLGDTKLVNKDLNTGDINENGNYDTGYNNYQNEDLSQLAGNEALLENNVLDHVNKREALIENTDSFKSLEESFPNSNSYKESGEYSEIDMVPLVRVKRRNEDALLKKRNALLVPDAKTAHIPYRAENDDDDSEEGNEFEDDGFYDRTSNYGNGNVRLSGNVMSSKDIQTKRQNMGQADISPDANIESDTMNIGSDSDSVLSGVEGVDDNLMYNSGARNKRTVENKPTDLVSKDSGLSSLIELESKAQSDNLNAVNYRENDAFGPLPQNYEGGLSRMKRIRRVKSPCNSDSSPDAQG; via the coding sequence ATGCACAACGATCGAGAATCTGAGGAGATGAAATCAAACGACTACCAGCCACAACCTCTGCAACAACGTCCTAGTAGATACGTCGAAGCCAAAGATCCAAACGAACACGCTGAAATGACACAACGCTTAGGAAACACAGATAAGCGCGAAAAATTTGCTCGCCGGGCTGTGTATAAATGGCGCAGTGCGAAAACTACAACAGACTATGATAAAGGCGATGAATTAGTCGATAATGCAATAGCCAAAGAACGaacaaataagttaaaaaatcatCAGTCCAACAATGATGCACCTGTTGAACAGAACCACGAagagtttttcaaaaattattacaagacTTTACATGCAACCAACGAAAAGGAAAAATTAGAGGacaaaaattatgaaagtTATCCGTCAAATGCATATCGAAATAGACGTCAAGCTAATGATGCAGAGGTCTCGGCTAATTCAAAAGTCAATGACCAAAGTTCAGTTAATGAAAACGAAGAGACCGCTATTAAAagacatataaaaaagttgacCGATGAAGAATTAGAAAGCCTTCTAAATTCACTACCTACTGAAAAACGagctttattaaataaaattatagaaagtGAAAAGGGTCACTTCGATGCCGTAAGCAAACGTGATATAACTAAAAAAGCTGGTGCCgtagaagaaaataatgatatcGATAATGGTGTTTTTGATTCAAATAAGGTTCATGGGTCAtctgttgaaataaaaaatgatgttGGGTCTGCTATAGACACAACGGATATCCCAAAACCGTCCGAATATCAAACTGAAATATCAGGAGTGTCTGGTTCTAAAAAAACAAGTAGCCAGGAAATTTCACCTGACAAAGATAACAGCGGCAATGTAGAGGATAAATCTAGTGTGAGTTTAAATGAAGTTTCTAACAATGGCGAAAGCAAAGCTCAAGTGGAATCCGATATCCAAGTAACTAAACTAAATACTAAAAGGGAAACTAATGTAAACGATTTAGAAAACCAATGCTCAAGTCTCGGTGATACGAAATTAGTAAACAAAGACTTAAATACCGGTGATATAAACGAAAATGGAAATTATGATACTGGATACAATAACTATCAAAATGAAGATTTGTCACAACTAGCTGGTAACGAAGCGTTACTAGAAAATAACGTTTTAGATCACGTAAATAAACGTGAAGCGTTGATCGAAAACACGGACTCGTTCAAATCACTCGAAGAGTCTTTCCCAAATTCAAACTCTTATAAAGAATCTGGTGAATATTCAGAGATAGATATGGTACCTCTAGTAAGAGTAAAGAGAAGAAATGAAGACGCCTTGTTAAAAAAACGAAATGCTCTATTAGTACCGGATGCCAAAACAGCCCACATTCCTTACAGAGCAGAAAATGACGATGATGATAGTGAGGAAGGAAATGAATTTGAAGACGACGGATTTTATGATCGTACTTCAAATTACGGCAATGGTAACGTCCGCCTATCAGGCAACGTCATGTCGTCCAAAGATATACAGACAAAAAGGCAGAATATGGGACAGGCCGATATCTCTCCGGATGCAAATATAGAGAGTGATACTATGAATATCGGATCTGATTCAGACAGCGTTCTATCAGGTGTCGAAGGTGTCGATGACAATTTGATGTATAATAGTGGAGCTCGAAACAAGCGCACCGTTGAGAATAAACCCACTGATTTGGTTAGTAAAGATTCTGGGCTTTCGTCGTTAATAGAGCTTGAATCAAAAGCACAATCGGACAATCTGAACGCTGTAAACTATCGAGAAAACGATGCGTTTGGACCTCTTCCCCAAAATTACGAAGGAGGACTAAGTCGAATGAAAAGGATAAGACGGGTAAAGTCACCATGCAACTCTGATTCTTCTCCTGATGCACAAGgataa
- the LOC128677518 gene encoding bromodomain-containing protein DDB_G0270170-like isoform X2 → MREDDGSRLEKQDAIYAEEEEEAEAVEKPVNTEEKRNAPAPSDSSSVKEKCNSDSPDYKMHNDRESEEMKSNDYQPQPLQQRPSRYVEAKDPNEHAEMTQRLGNTDKREKFARRAVYKWRSAKTTTDYDKGDELVDNAIAKERTNKLKNHQSNNDAPVEQNHEEFFKNYYKTLHATNEKEKLEDKNYESYPSNAYRNRRQANDAEVSANSKVNDQSSVNENEETAIKRHIKKLTDEELESLLNSLPTEKRALLNKIIESEKGHFDAVSKRDITKKAGAVEENNDIDNGVFDSNKVHGSSVEIKNDVGSAIDTTDIPKPSEYQTEISGVSGSKKTSSQEISPDKDNSGNVEDKSSVSLNEVSNNGESKAQVESDIQVTKLNTKRETNVNDLENQCSSLGDTKLVNKDLNTGDINENGNYDTGYNNYQNEDLSQLAGNEALLENNVLDHVNKREALIENTDSFKSLEESFPNSNSYKESGEYSEIDMVPLVRVKRRNEDALLKKRNALLVPDAKTAHIPYRAENDDDDSEEGNEFEDDGFYDRTSNYGNGNVRLSGNVMSSKDIQTKRQNMGQADISPDANIESDTMNIGSDSDSVLSGVEGVDDNLMYNSGARNKRTVENKPTDLVSKDSGLSSLIELESKAQSDNLNAVNYRENDAFGPLPQNYEGGLSRMKRIRRVKSPCNSDSSPDAQG, encoded by the exons ATGCGTGAGGACGATGGCTCTCGATTGGAAAAACAG gaTGCAATTTATGCTGAAGAAGAGGAAGAGGCAGAGGCAGTGGAGAAACCGGTGAACACcgaagaaaaaagaaacgcCCCGGCTCCTTCCGACAGCTCGTCAGTTAAAGAAAAGTGTAATAGTGAT TCACCAGATTACAAAATGCACAACGATCGAGAATCTGAGGAGATGAAATCAAACGACTACCAGCCACAACCTCTGCAACAACGTCCTAGTAGATACGTCGAAGCCAAAGATCCAAACGAACACGCTGAAATGACACAACGCTTAGGAAACACAGATAAGCGCGAAAAATTTGCTCGCCGGGCTGTGTATAAATGGCGCAGTGCGAAAACTACAACAGACTATGATAAAGGCGATGAATTAGTCGATAATGCAATAGCCAAAGAACGaacaaataagttaaaaaatcatCAGTCCAACAATGATGCACCTGTTGAACAGAACCACGAagagtttttcaaaaattattacaagacTTTACATGCAACCAACGAAAAGGAAAAATTAGAGGacaaaaattatgaaagtTATCCGTCAAATGCATATCGAAATAGACGTCAAGCTAATGATGCAGAGGTCTCGGCTAATTCAAAAGTCAATGACCAAAGTTCAGTTAATGAAAACGAAGAGACCGCTATTAAAagacatataaaaaagttgacCGATGAAGAATTAGAAAGCCTTCTAAATTCACTACCTACTGAAAAACGagctttattaaataaaattatagaaagtGAAAAGGGTCACTTCGATGCCGTAAGCAAACGTGATATAACTAAAAAAGCTGGTGCCgtagaagaaaataatgatatcGATAATGGTGTTTTTGATTCAAATAAGGTTCATGGGTCAtctgttgaaataaaaaatgatgttGGGTCTGCTATAGACACAACGGATATCCCAAAACCGTCCGAATATCAAACTGAAATATCAGGAGTGTCTGGTTCTAAAAAAACAAGTAGCCAGGAAATTTCACCTGACAAAGATAACAGCGGCAATGTAGAGGATAAATCTAGTGTGAGTTTAAATGAAGTTTCTAACAATGGCGAAAGCAAAGCTCAAGTGGAATCCGATATCCAAGTAACTAAACTAAATACTAAAAGGGAAACTAATGTAAACGATTTAGAAAACCAATGCTCAAGTCTCGGTGATACGAAATTAGTAAACAAAGACTTAAATACCGGTGATATAAACGAAAATGGAAATTATGATACTGGATACAATAACTATCAAAATGAAGATTTGTCACAACTAGCTGGTAACGAAGCGTTACTAGAAAATAACGTTTTAGATCACGTAAATAAACGTGAAGCGTTGATCGAAAACACGGACTCGTTCAAATCACTCGAAGAGTCTTTCCCAAATTCAAACTCTTATAAAGAATCTGGTGAATATTCAGAGATAGATATGGTACCTCTAGTAAGAGTAAAGAGAAGAAATGAAGACGCCTTGTTAAAAAAACGAAATGCTCTATTAGTACCGGATGCCAAAACAGCCCACATTCCTTACAGAGCAGAAAATGACGATGATGATAGTGAGGAAGGAAATGAATTTGAAGACGACGGATTTTATGATCGTACTTCAAATTACGGCAATGGTAACGTCCGCCTATCAGGCAACGTCATGTCGTCCAAAGATATACAGACAAAAAGGCAGAATATGGGACAGGCCGATATCTCTCCGGATGCAAATATAGAGAGTGATACTATGAATATCGGATCTGATTCAGACAGCGTTCTATCAGGTGTCGAAGGTGTCGATGACAATTTGATGTATAATAGTGGAGCTCGAAACAAGCGCACCGTTGAGAATAAACCCACTGATTTGGTTAGTAAAGATTCTGGGCTTTCGTCGTTAATAGAGCTTGAATCAAAAGCACAATCGGACAATCTGAACGCTGTAAACTATCGAGAAAACGATGCGTTTGGACCTCTTCCCCAAAATTACGAAGGAGGACTAAGTCGAATGAAAAGGATAAGACGGGTAAAGTCACCATGCAACTCTGATTCTTCTCCTGATGCACAAGgataa